From Macaca fascicularis isolate 582-1 chromosome 14, T2T-MFA8v1.1, a single genomic window includes:
- the VPS26B gene encoding vacuolar protein sorting-associated protein 26B isoform X3, translated as MDIVVHTLSTYPELNSSIKMEVGIEDCLHIEFEYNKSKYHLKDVIVGKIYFLLVRIKIKHMEIDIIKRETTGTGPNVYHENDTIAKYEIMDGAPVRGESIPIRLFLAGYELTPTMRDINKKFSVRYYLNLVLIDEEERRYFKQQEVVLWRKGDIVRKSMSHQAAIASQRFEGTTSLGDVRTPSQLSDNNCRQ; from the exons ATGGACATTGTAGTTCACACACTCAGCACGTACCCGGAGCTGAACTCTTCCATCAAGATGGAGGTTGGGATCGAGGACTGTCTGCACATTGAATTTGAGTACAATAAATCCAA ATACCACTTGAAAGATGTCATTGTAGGGAAGATATACTTCCTGCTGGTGAGAATCAAAATCAAGCACATGGAGATAGACATCATCAAGCGAGAAACGACGGGTACAGGCCCCAACGTGTACCACGAGAACGACACGATAGCCAAGTACGAGATCATGGACGGGGCACCAGTGCGAG GAGAGTCCATCCCGATCCGGCTCTTCCTGGCAGGGTATGAGCTCACGCCCACCATGCGGGACATCAACAAGAAGTTCTCTGTGCGCTATTACCTCAACCTGGTGCTGATAGACGAGGAGGAGCGGCGCTACTTCAAGCAGCAG GAAGTGGTGTTGTGGCGGAAGGGTGACATCGTACGGAAGAGCATGTCCCACCAGGCGGCCATCGCCTCACAGCGCTTCGAGGGCACCACCTCCCTGGGTGATGTGCGGACCCCCAGCCAGCTGTCTGACAACAACTGCAGGCAGTAG